In one window of Nicotiana tabacum cultivar K326 chromosome 12, ASM71507v2, whole genome shotgun sequence DNA:
- the LOC107830902 gene encoding cyclic nucleotide-gated ion channel 4, with amino-acid sequence MTSHYEDIYSVSDDDNDDDEEEEIEEEEENNSEECNKIQEGRNKGRLIIEFFSRNKIIDPRAQWVQEWNRVFLLVCAIGLFLDPLFFYALSISENCMCLFVDGWFAVTVTVLRCMTDALHVWNMWLQFKMINRSRRTHMVAKKGFFFDLFVILPLPQLVMWVGIPALLEKGSTTTVMTVLLIMFLFQYLPKIYHSICLLRRMQNLSGYIFGTVWWGIALNTIAYFVASHAVGACWYLLGIQRAAKCLKEQCRVTKGCGLNMLACQEPIYYGTSSLVKEKSRLIWGETSNARFTCLNNGENFDYGAYKWTVQLFANENRFEKILLPIFWGLMTLSTFGNLESTTDWLEVIFIIIVLTSGLILVTMFIGNIKVFLHATTSKKQAMQLKMRKIEWWMRSRRLPRELKQRTRNFERQKWAAMRGVDECEMIRNLPEGLRRDIKYHLCLDLVRQVPLFQHMDNLVLENICDRVKSLIFTKGETITKEGDPVQRMLFIVRGHLQSSQFLRDGVKSCCMLGPGNFSGDELLSWCLRRPFVERLPPSSSTLVTLETTEAFGLEAEDVKYVTQHFRYTFVKEKVKRSARYYSPGWRTWGAVAIQLAWRRYKHRLTLTSLSFIRPRRPLSRCSSLGEDRLRIYTALLTSPKPNQDDFDF; translated from the exons atgactaGTCATTATGAGGATATATACAGTGTCAGTGACGATGACAACGacgacgacgaagaagaagaaattgaagaagaagaagaaaataactcaGAAGAATGTAACAAAATTCAAGAAGGCAGAAATAAAGGAAGATTAATCATAGAATTTTTCTCAAGAAATAAGATAATAGACCCTAGAGCACAATGGGTTCAAGAATGGAACAGAGTATTTTTATTAGTATGTGCCATAGGGCTATTTTTAGACCCTTTATTTTTCTATGCTCTTTCTATAAGTGAGAATTGCATGTGTCTCTTCGTCGACGGTTGGTTCGCCGTGACGGTGACGGTTCTCCGGTGCATGACCGACGCATTGCACGTGTGGAATATGTGGTTGCAATTCAAGATGATTAATAGATCACGGCGAACTCATATGGTGGCTAAGAAGGGTTTCTTCTTTGATCTCTTTGTCATCCTCCCTTTACCCCAG CTAGTGATGTGGGTGGGAATCCCAGCTCTACTAGAGAAAGGATCGACAACAACAGTGATGACAGTGCTATTAATAATGTTTCTGTTTCAGTATTTGCCCAAAATCTATCACTCCATTTGCCTCTTGAGAAGAATGCAGAATCTTTCTGGCTACATCTTTGGCACTGTTTGGTGGGGAATTGCTCTTAATACCATCGCTTATTTCGTCGCCTCGCAC GCTGTGGGGGCATGTTGGTACTTGCTAGGAATCCAAAGGGCAGCAAAATGTCTAAAAGAACAGTGCAGAGTTACAAAGGGTTGTGGCCTGAATATGTTGGCATGTCAAGAGCCAATTTACTATGGCACAAGTAGTTTGGTGAAGGAAAAAAGTCGATTAATTTGGGGTGAAACCAGTAATGCAAGATTTACATGCTTAAACAATGGCGAAAATTTTGATTATGGAGCTTATAAATGGACTGTTCAACTTTTTGCAAATGAAAATCGTTTTGAGAAGATACTCCTTCCCATCTTTTGGGGTCTCATGACTCTCAG TACATTTGGAAACTTGGAGAGCACAACAGATTGGCTAGAAGTGATTTTCATAATCATCGTTCTTACCTCTGGGCTAATTCTGGTCACCATGTTCATTGGTAATATCAAG GTGTTCTTGCATGCAACAACATCAAAGAAACAGGCAATGCAACTGAAAATGAGAAAGATAGAATGGTGGATGAGAAGTAGACGTTTGCCTCGGGAGTTAAAGCAGAGAACTCGAAATTTTGAAAGGCAAAAATGGGCAGCAATGAGAGGAGTTGATGAATGTGAAATGATCAGAAATCTGCCCGAGGGCCTTAGGAGGGACATTAAATATCATCTATGTTTGGACTTGGTCAGGCAG GTGCCTTTGTTTCAACATATGGATAATTTGGTGCTCGAGAACATATGTGATCGGGTTAAGTCCCTGATTTTTACAAAGGGGGAAACG ATAACAAAAGAGGGTGATCCAGTTCAGAGAATGTTATTCATTGTAAGAGGTCACCTCCAAAGTAGTCAATTTTTGCGAGATGGTGTGAAAAGTTGTTGCATGTTAGGCCCCGGCAACTTCAGCGGAGATGAACTTCTGTCATGGTGCCTCCGGCGGCCTTTTGTAGAGCGGCTACCGCCGTCGTCATCGACACTGGTGACGCTTGAGACCACCGAAGCCTTCGGCCTTGAGGCCGAAGATGTCAAGTATGTCACACAACATTTCAG GTATACATTTGTGAAAGAAAAAGTGAAGAGAAGTGCAAGGTATTATTCACCAGGGTGGAGAACTTGGGGTGCTGTTGCTATTCAATTAGCTTGGAGAAGATACAAACATCGTTTAACACTTACTTCTTTGTCTTTCATTAGACCAAGAAGGCCATTGTCTCGTTGTTCTTCGCTAGGGGAAGATAGACTTAGGATTTATACTGCTTTGTTGACTTCACCTAAGCCAAATCAAGATGATTTTGATTTCTAA
- the LOC107830903 gene encoding uncharacterized protein LOC107830903, which translates to MVIKKRVNKLPAENGGTNDVEGFPKNKKCNEQFDHWAFLDQIEAPMWVDLTLEYKSAYQEKDDDWFHISHPFHHASSKMLKSAFSHAGEGSINLELGLQGSCSPKLPPSVSRSRGKDLRNRQLGQGYHWLTLDKKHPVKQLSSKSSSADSEACKVVKQRASSKKLTNYAASDSGSSCQPPDLSSGNEKISSNSLAVTRYESLPRSCITSENGEQHYQKSLGINSLKKSLKVSDQVLGRTSGFLSDLRVSLGKSCVTRQASRMEANNFRQSEGQKSSSSMSSVGSSSNPYKERENLNERKIKEKTPDSRNASRMARAPIGEIKKAKMSKVPVQPPDKTSNTKLVTGRSVSLSIRNEGAKEKVHQHNVQRKPLIFRRANDHVSSIVVSKATARIGGSQCVRTVGTSKVNVVGRMGMTQKSSINGNQRCRTEFTSYTKENKRSTENAKSSDLMVNADNKRDVANRVNTKKKVFLR; encoded by the exons ATGGTTATCAAAAAACGGGTAAACAAGCTTCCTGCTGAAAATGGCGGAACCAATGATGTTGAAGGTTTCCCTAAGAACAAAAAATGCAACGAACAGTTCGATCACTGGGCTTTTCTG GATCAAATTGAGGCCCCTATGTGGGTGGACCTTACCTTAGAATATAAGTCTGCCTATCAAGAAAA GGACGATGATTGGTTCCACATAAGCCATCC GTTTCACCACGCCTCTTCTAAAATGTTGAAATCTGCATTTTCTCATGCTGGAGAGGGTTCCATAAACCTAGAGCTCGGGTTGCAGGGGTCATGTTCTCCTAAGCTTCCACCTTCGGTTTCAAGATCAAGAGGCAAAGATTTGCGAAACAGACAATTGGGACAAGGATATCATTGGCTTACCTTGGATAAGAAACATCCAGTTAAACAATTAAGCTCTAAATCTTCGTCTGCAGATTCAGAAGCTTGTAAAGTAGTTAAGCAGAGGGCAAGCTCCAAAAAATTAACAAACTATGCTGCTTCAGACTCAGGTTCTTCTTGTCAGCCACCAGATCTTAGTTCTGGCAATGAAAAAATTAGCTCGAACTCTTTGGCTGTCACGAGATACGAAAGCCTGCCAAGAAGCTGCATTACATCGGAGAACGGTGAACAACATTACCAAAAATCATTGGGCATTAACAGTTTAAAGAAGTCTCTCAAAGTGTCTGATCAAGTACTTGGTCGAACTAGCGGGTTCTTGTCAGATCTAAGAGTAAGTCTGGGGAAAAGTTGTGTTACAAGACAAGCATCAAGAATGGAGGCAAACAATTTTAGGCAGTCAGAAGGTCAGAAATCTTCTTCAAGTATGTCGAGTGTAGGATCTTCTTCAAACCCCTACAAGGAAAGGGAGAATCTAAATGAGAGAAAAATTAAAGAGAAAACTCCAGATAGTAGAAATGCAAGTAGGATGGCTCGAGCTCCAATTGGAGAAATTAAGAAGGCAAAGATGTCCAAGGTTCCTGTTCAACCTCCTGATAAAACTTCTAACACTAAATTGGTTACTGGAAGATCTGTTTCTTTGTCCATTAGGAATGAAGGTGCTAAAGAAAAG gTACATCAACataatgtacaaagaaaaccTCTTATATTTCGAAGAGCCAATGATCATGTATCCTCAATTGTGGTCTCGAAGGCTACTGCAAGAATTGGAGGTAGCCAGTGCGTTAGGACTGTTGGCACCAGTAAGGTGAATGTGGTTGGGAGAATGGGTATGACCCAGAAGTCAAGCATCAATGGCAACCAAAGGTGTCGTACAGAATTCACAAGTTACACAAAGGAGAATAAACGAAGCACTGAGAACGCAAAGTctagtgatttgatg GTGAACGCTGATAATAAAAGGGACGTGGCTAATCGTGTGAATACGAAGAAGAAGGTTTTCCTTAGATAA
- the LOC142167378 gene encoding uncharacterized protein LOC142167378 gives MTAVAAATKRSTWIVAVSIGEIEALKDQGFARWTYTFRSLHQHAKTNLLSSSSSGTTPAKLFRAATPATSASTASEFSGKIMIRPEMKEESLNKVMNLSCWGPNTIRF, from the coding sequence ATGACTGCAGTAGCAGCAGCTACAAAGAGATCAACATGGATTGTTGCAGTAAGTATAGGAGAAATTGAGGCATTAAAAGATCAGGGTTTTGCAAGATGGACTTACACTTTTAGGTCATTGCACCAACATGCTAAGACTAATttattatcttcttcttcttctggtacTACTCCGGCAAAATTATTCCGAGCTGCTACTCCGGCGACGTCGGCGTCGACTGCTTCAGAGTTCTCCGGCAAGATTATGATCAGGCCGGAGATGAAAGAGGAGAGTTTGAATAAAGTTATGAATTTGAGTTGTTGGGGTCCTAATACTATAAGATTTTAG